In Asanoa sp. WMMD1127, one genomic interval encodes:
- a CDS encoding sensor histidine kinase, with amino-acid sequence MTALRALAAKRYLLTAWPWRALGYLLTTAPVGFVATVVFGTVALPWVVAADRLVRHSVHLSGPQLALLVCSGTFLLATVAPVSAVLLAAIERYRLRLVDDRPLPGLPPPAPGQWFRWLRDRYTDGATWRAVVYGFALGSLVPLVYFAAGIGVLTIVALVSSPFLVSAGDPITMGRAAVDTPTEALPYALLGLVLLPGVPYLLGAVAGAHGALARVLLGGADEQAKHRLAEVVSSRARLVDGFGAERRRIERDLHDGAQQRLVSLTLQLGVAQLDLPPDSPAGRSVAVAHGQAKQLMAELRELIRGIHPQVLTDSGLAAAVGELADQSTIPVTVEMDLPERPPEHVESTAYFVVAEALANVAKHSGASAVTVSAARSGRTLVVEISDNGHGGAAPGDGSGLTGLADRVAAVGGTTRLSSPAGGPTLLRAELPWR; translated from the coding sequence ATGACCGCGTTGCGTGCCCTCGCCGCCAAGAGATACCTGCTGACCGCTTGGCCCTGGCGGGCGCTGGGCTACCTGCTCACCACCGCTCCGGTCGGCTTCGTCGCGACCGTGGTGTTCGGCACCGTCGCGCTGCCCTGGGTGGTCGCCGCCGACCGGCTCGTCCGGCACAGCGTCCACCTGTCCGGCCCGCAACTGGCGCTGCTGGTCTGCTCCGGCACGTTCCTGCTCGCCACGGTCGCGCCGGTCAGCGCGGTGCTGCTCGCGGCGATCGAGCGGTACCGGCTGCGCCTGGTCGACGACCGGCCGCTGCCCGGCCTGCCGCCGCCGGCGCCCGGTCAGTGGTTCCGCTGGCTGCGCGACCGCTACACCGACGGCGCGACCTGGCGCGCGGTCGTCTACGGCTTCGCGCTGGGCTCGCTGGTGCCACTCGTCTACTTCGCGGCCGGCATCGGCGTGCTGACCATCGTGGCGCTGGTCTCCAGCCCGTTCCTGGTCAGCGCCGGCGACCCGATCACGATGGGCCGGGCGGCGGTCGACACACCGACCGAGGCGCTGCCGTACGCCCTGCTGGGGCTGGTCCTGCTGCCCGGGGTCCCGTACCTCCTGGGCGCCGTCGCCGGTGCGCACGGCGCACTGGCCCGGGTGCTGCTCGGCGGCGCGGACGAGCAGGCCAAGCACCGGCTGGCCGAGGTGGTCAGCTCGCGGGCCCGGCTGGTCGACGGGTTCGGCGCCGAGCGGCGGCGGATCGAGCGCGACCTGCACGACGGCGCGCAGCAGCGCCTGGTCAGCCTGACCCTGCAGCTCGGTGTGGCCCAACTCGACCTGCCACCGGACAGCCCGGCCGGGCGCAGCGTCGCCGTGGCGCACGGCCAGGCCAAGCAGCTCATGGCGGAGCTCCGGGAGCTGATCCGGGGCATCCACCCCCAGGTGCTGACCGACAGCGGCCTCGCCGCGGCGGTGGGCGAGCTGGCCGACCAGTCGACCATTCCGGTGACGGTCGAGATGGACCTACCGGAGCGGCCGCCGGAGCACGTCGAGTCAACCGCGTACTTCGTGGTGGCCGAGGCACTGGCCAACGTGGCCAAACACAGCGGGGCGTCGGCGGTGACCGTCTCGGCGGCGCGGTCCGGCCGGACGCTGGTCGTCGAGATCAGCGACAACGGCCACGGCGGCGCCGCACCGGGCGACGGCAGCGGGCTGACCGGGCTCGCCGACCGGGTCGCGGCGGTCGGCGGCACCACCCGGCTGTCCAGCCCGGCCGGCGGGCCGACGCTGCTGCGGGCGGAACTGCCGTGGCGGTGA
- a CDS encoding 1-acyl-sn-glycerol-3-phosphate acyltransferase: protein MGPPPRWLRRLVLAPLVIVLAVVLLTTLPVWLLLAAAASPLVPGRLRPLRVIWLGTVYVVWDAVALITMFALWVASGFGWKVRSPAFQRAHYVLTGAFLRFLFAQARWTLKLRLDIAGSDPDTALPGRPELVVCRHAGPGDSFVLVHALVNWFDREPRIVLKDTLQWDPAVDVMLNRLPNRFIAPQRDPGGLEKTVGNLAVGLDENDAFVIFPEGGNFTPRRRLRAIELLRSRGLHRMAAKAEKMRNVLAPRPGGLLAALDAAPDAGVIFVAHTGLDRMLTVGDVWRELPMDKQITMRFWSVPPDEVPDDREQRIEWLFDWWAKIDAWIEENRPVVVVPEHHLTTT, encoded by the coding sequence ATGGGGCCCCCGCCCCGCTGGCTGCGGCGGCTCGTCCTGGCGCCGCTGGTCATCGTGCTCGCGGTGGTCCTGCTGACCACGCTGCCGGTCTGGCTGCTGCTGGCCGCGGCGGCCTCGCCGCTCGTACCCGGCCGGCTGCGCCCGCTGCGGGTGATCTGGCTCGGCACCGTCTACGTGGTGTGGGACGCCGTCGCCCTGATCACCATGTTCGCGCTCTGGGTCGCGTCCGGCTTCGGCTGGAAGGTGCGCTCGCCGGCGTTTCAGCGCGCGCACTACGTACTCACCGGCGCGTTCCTGCGTTTTCTCTTCGCGCAGGCGCGGTGGACGCTCAAGCTGCGGCTCGACATCGCCGGCAGCGACCCCGACACCGCTCTGCCCGGCCGGCCCGAGCTCGTGGTCTGCCGCCACGCCGGGCCCGGTGACTCGTTCGTGCTGGTGCACGCGCTGGTCAACTGGTTCGACCGCGAGCCGCGGATCGTCCTCAAGGACACGCTGCAGTGGGATCCGGCCGTCGACGTCATGCTCAACCGGCTGCCCAACCGGTTCATCGCGCCGCAGCGCGACCCGGGCGGGCTCGAGAAGACGGTCGGCAACCTCGCGGTCGGGCTCGACGAGAACGACGCCTTCGTGATCTTCCCGGAGGGCGGCAACTTCACGCCGCGCCGCCGACTCCGGGCGATCGAGCTGCTGCGGTCGCGTGGCCTGCACCGGATGGCCGCCAAGGCCGAGAAGATGCGCAACGTGCTGGCGCCGCGCCCGGGCGGGCTGCTCGCCGCGCTGGACGCCGCGCCCGACGCGGGCGTGATCTTCGTGGCCCACACCGGGCTCGACCGCATGCTCACGGTCGGCGACGTGTGGCGCGAGCTGCCGATGGACAAGCAGATCACCATGCGGTTCTGGTCGGTGCCGCCCGACGAGGTCCCCGACGATCGCGAGCAGCGGATCGAGTGGCTGTTCGACTGGTGGGCCAAGATCGACGCGTGGATCGAGGAGAACAGGCCCGTCGTGGTCGTGCCTGAGCACCACCTGACCACCACCTGA
- a CDS encoding patatin-like phospholipase family protein, with translation MGGGRVAFVLGGGGVLGAVEVGMLRALFRADIKPDLVIGTSIGAVNGALVAADPTEAVTDRLVRLWASPEASEVYGDSVARQLRRFAARTHLHSPRPLRRLLERELGEETTFEELKIPFRCCAASIERAAEHWFSTGPLVDAVLASASVPGLLPPARIGEEHYVDGGIVNSIPISEAVSSGARHIFVLQVGRIERPLTPPRRPWEVAQVAFEIARRHRFARELAALPDDVHVHVLPTGGLEPRDDTPWAYRDMAAVGRRISRAYTASRRYLAQHPRAGRDED, from the coding sequence GTGGGTGGTGGTCGGGTGGCGTTCGTGCTGGGTGGCGGCGGTGTGCTGGGCGCCGTCGAGGTCGGCATGCTGCGTGCCCTGTTCCGCGCCGACATCAAACCCGACCTGGTGATCGGCACCTCGATCGGCGCGGTCAACGGCGCGCTGGTGGCCGCCGACCCGACCGAGGCGGTCACGGATCGGCTGGTCCGGCTGTGGGCGAGCCCCGAAGCCAGCGAGGTCTACGGCGACTCGGTGGCCCGCCAGCTCCGCCGGTTCGCCGCGCGTACCCACCTGCACTCGCCGCGACCGCTGCGCCGCCTGCTCGAGCGGGAGCTGGGCGAGGAGACCACGTTCGAGGAGCTCAAGATCCCGTTCCGGTGCTGCGCGGCCAGCATCGAGCGGGCCGCCGAGCACTGGTTCTCGACCGGCCCGCTGGTCGACGCGGTGCTGGCCAGCGCGTCCGTGCCCGGCCTGCTGCCGCCGGCGCGGATCGGCGAGGAGCACTACGTCGACGGCGGCATCGTCAACTCGATCCCGATCAGCGAGGCGGTCAGCAGCGGGGCACGGCACATCTTCGTGCTCCAGGTCGGCCGCATCGAGCGCCCGCTGACACCTCCGCGCCGCCCGTGGGAGGTGGCCCAGGTGGCATTCGAGATCGCCCGACGGCACCGTTTCGCCCGCGAGCTGGCGGCGTTGCCGGACGATGTACATGTGCACGTGCTTCCCACGGGGGGCCTGGAGCCCCGAGACGACACACCCTGGGCCTACCGCGACATGGCCGCGGTGGGCCGCCGGATCAGCCGCGCCTACACGGCTTCCCGCCGCTATCTCGCCCAGCACCCGCGCGCCGGAAGGGACGAGGACTGA
- a CDS encoding ABC transporter ATP-binding protein, which produces MAIGTEELTKVFDDGTVAVDQVSLVAGSGEFLVLLGPTGCGKSTILRLVAGLEAPTSGHVRIDDRVVDDVPSRERRLAMVFQDYALYPHLTVAQNIGFPLKVRHEPPTDVSTRVGEVAEQLGITGLLRKLPGALSGGERQRVAMARAIVRQPQGFLLDEPLSNLDAGLRAELRSDVAALARRLGVTTLYVTHDQTEAMTMADRVAVLRRGVLQQVGPPSEVYNDPATLFVAAFLGTPRTRLLEGAVYADGDRVVIDLGSQVVELPGDHPVRERHTDRVTVALRADALSPAPAGHAGPTLSGTVRQVENLGHEALVHVDTGALPTSTEQSRLELPGPRAAALMREAPRPAAARTEYGFYPAYDPELPGEPPPVGEVVVRMPAAGLPRRDEPLRLAVDPDRLLLFDRAGARIRLPAAGKAGQRQV; this is translated from the coding sequence GTGGCCATCGGCACGGAGGAGCTGACCAAGGTATTCGACGACGGGACCGTCGCGGTCGACCAGGTCAGCCTGGTCGCCGGGTCCGGGGAGTTCCTCGTGCTGCTCGGGCCGACCGGGTGCGGCAAGTCGACGATCCTGCGGCTGGTCGCGGGGCTCGAGGCGCCGACCAGCGGGCACGTGCGGATCGACGACCGGGTGGTCGACGACGTGCCGTCCCGCGAGCGCCGGCTGGCGATGGTCTTCCAGGACTACGCGCTCTATCCCCACCTGACCGTCGCCCAGAACATCGGCTTCCCGCTGAAGGTCCGGCACGAGCCGCCGACCGACGTCTCGACCCGGGTCGGCGAGGTCGCCGAGCAGCTCGGCATCACGGGCCTGCTGCGCAAGCTGCCCGGCGCGCTCTCCGGTGGCGAGCGGCAGCGGGTCGCCATGGCCCGCGCGATCGTCCGCCAGCCGCAGGGCTTCCTGCTCGACGAACCACTGTCCAACCTGGACGCCGGGCTGCGGGCCGAGCTCCGCTCCGACGTGGCCGCGCTGGCCCGGCGGCTCGGCGTGACCACCCTCTACGTCACGCACGACCAGACCGAGGCGATGACCATGGCCGACCGGGTCGCGGTGCTCCGCCGCGGCGTGCTGCAGCAGGTCGGCCCGCCGTCGGAGGTTTACAACGACCCGGCGACCCTGTTCGTGGCCGCGTTCCTCGGCACACCGCGCACCCGGCTGCTGGAGGGCGCGGTCTACGCCGACGGCGACCGGGTGGTGATCGACCTCGGCTCCCAGGTGGTCGAGCTGCCGGGCGACCATCCGGTGCGGGAGCGCCACACCGACCGGGTCACGGTCGCGCTGCGGGCCGACGCGCTCAGCCCCGCGCCGGCCGGGCACGCCGGGCCAACGCTGTCGGGCACCGTGCGCCAGGTCGAGAATCTCGGTCACGAGGCGCTGGTCCACGTCGACACCGGCGCCCTGCCCACCTCGACCGAGCAGTCGAGGCTCGAGCTGCCGGGGCCGCGGGCCGCCGCGCTGATGCGAGAGGCGCCCCGGCCGGCGGCGGCGCGCACGGAATACGGCTTCTACCCGGCGTACGACCCGGAGCTGCCCGGCGAGCCGCCGCCGGTGGGCGAGGTGGTGGTGCGGATGCCGGCGGCCGGACTGCCGCGCCGCGACGAGCCGCTGCGGCTCGCCGTCGACCCCGACCGGCTGCTGCTGTTCGACCGGGCCGGGGCGCGGATCCGGCTACCCGCCGCCGGGAAGGCCGGCCAGCGCCAGGTCTAG
- a CDS encoding response regulator transcription factor yields MIRTVLAEDGTLLREGLTGILDRFGFIVTAAVGDASALVAAVDADVPDLVVTDIRMPPGFTDEGLRAAVELRRRHPGLAVVALSQYVQQSYAADLLDSGGGRGVGYLLKDRVVDIEDFVAALRQVAAGGTVVDPQVVAQLVRRRRDPLAQLSAREREVLQLVAEGHSNAAIARQLVVSEAAVGKHVGNILAKLDLPPDDDRNRRVVAVLTYLRARP; encoded by the coding sequence GTGATCCGGACCGTGCTGGCCGAGGACGGCACCCTCCTGCGCGAGGGGCTGACGGGGATCCTCGACCGGTTCGGGTTCATTGTCACGGCCGCCGTCGGCGACGCGTCCGCGCTGGTCGCCGCCGTCGACGCGGACGTCCCCGACCTGGTGGTCACCGACATCCGGATGCCGCCCGGCTTCACCGACGAGGGCCTGCGGGCCGCGGTCGAGCTGCGACGGCGGCATCCGGGCCTGGCGGTGGTGGCGCTGAGCCAGTACGTGCAGCAGAGCTACGCCGCCGACCTGCTGGACTCGGGCGGGGGCCGCGGCGTCGGCTACCTGCTCAAGGATCGGGTGGTCGACATCGAGGACTTCGTGGCGGCGCTGCGCCAGGTCGCGGCCGGCGGCACGGTGGTGGACCCGCAGGTCGTCGCGCAGCTGGTGCGGCGCCGCCGGGACCCGCTGGCCCAACTGTCGGCCCGCGAGCGCGAGGTGCTGCAGCTCGTCGCGGAGGGCCACTCCAACGCGGCGATCGCCCGGCAGCTGGTGGTCTCGGAGGCGGCGGTGGGCAAGCACGTCGGCAACATCCTGGCCAAGCTGGACCTGCCGCCCGACGACGACCGCAACCGCAGGGTCGTCGCCGTGCTCACCTATCTGCGCGCTAGGCCCTAA
- a CDS encoding serine/threonine-protein kinase produces MSTLTPGVLLARRYRLIDRVGAGGMSIIWRARDEVLDRTVAVKVLSASLAADARFRDMVRDEARAAAQLVHPHVATVHDYAETVAPDGTVTAFVVMELLVGEELESRLTEGALPWPAAVRVCAEVAEALAAAHRLGVVHRDVTPANVMLTATGAKVLDFGIATRIGAPDEDAEGETFGTPAYVAPERLDGTPAQPATDTYALGVLLYETLTGQVPVPADTWEDLTRALAAGRVPAPLEVPGLPPAVAELCLRCLARDPLARPTAHNAAVELHAALAEPGPDPVPAPAPAPAPAPAPAPASAAPSGRRRRTVIVGMAAVVLLMLGAAALVPLLRDGAPEPGGVAVQPTSAPPPATVPPPSPSAAGSLVEALSRLDGVITEGQQAGDIRQDAAVDLRNLTRGLHAAETREARVDELREKVAVRAGEGAISRPYAERLDLALAGLPGGG; encoded by the coding sequence ATGTCCACGCTCACTCCGGGCGTCCTCCTCGCGCGCCGCTACCGGCTCATCGACCGGGTCGGCGCCGGCGGCATGTCGATCATCTGGCGGGCCCGCGACGAGGTGCTCGACCGTACGGTCGCCGTCAAGGTCCTCTCCGCCTCGCTCGCCGCCGACGCCCGCTTCCGGGACATGGTGCGCGACGAGGCCCGGGCCGCCGCACAACTGGTGCATCCGCATGTCGCGACCGTCCACGACTACGCGGAAACGGTCGCGCCCGACGGCACCGTGACCGCGTTCGTGGTGATGGAGCTGCTCGTCGGCGAGGAGCTGGAGTCGCGGCTGACCGAGGGCGCGTTGCCCTGGCCGGCCGCCGTGCGGGTGTGCGCCGAGGTGGCCGAGGCGCTGGCCGCCGCGCACCGGCTCGGCGTCGTGCACCGCGACGTGACCCCGGCCAACGTGATGCTCACCGCGACCGGTGCGAAGGTGCTCGACTTCGGCATCGCCACCCGGATCGGCGCGCCCGACGAGGACGCCGAGGGCGAGACCTTCGGGACACCGGCGTACGTGGCGCCCGAGCGCCTCGACGGCACCCCGGCGCAGCCGGCGACCGACACCTACGCGTTGGGCGTGCTGCTCTACGAGACGCTGACCGGGCAGGTCCCGGTGCCCGCGGACACCTGGGAGGACCTGACCCGCGCGCTGGCCGCCGGCCGTGTCCCGGCGCCGCTCGAGGTGCCGGGGTTGCCGCCCGCGGTGGCCGAGCTGTGCCTGCGCTGCCTGGCCCGCGACCCGCTGGCCCGGCCGACGGCGCACAACGCCGCCGTCGAGCTGCACGCGGCCCTCGCGGAGCCTGGGCCCGACCCGGTCCCAGCCCCAGCCCCGGCCCCGGCCCCGGCTCCGGCCCCGGCCCCGGCTTCCGCGGCCCCGAGCGGGCGGCGGCGCCGAACCGTCATCGTCGGAATGGCCGCCGTGGTGCTCCTGATGCTCGGCGCGGCCGCCCTCGTCCCCCTGCTCCGCGACGGCGCACCAGAGCCCGGCGGTGTGGCGGTCCAGCCGACCAGCGCGCCGCCGCCGGCGACGGTGCCACCGCCGTCACCGTCGGCCGCCGGCTCCCTCGTCGAGGCGCTGAGCCGGCTCGACGGCGTGATCACCGAAGGGCAGCAGGCCGGCGACATCCGCCAGGACGCCGCCGTCGACCTGCGCAACCTGACGCGCGGACTGCACGCCGCCGAGACCCGCGAGGCCCGGGTCGACGAGCTGCGCGAGAAGGTCGCCGTGCGCGCGGGCGAGGGCGCGATCAGCCGCCCGTACGCCGAGCGCCTAGACCTGGCGCTGGCCGGCCTTCCCGGCGGCGGGTAG